DNA sequence from the Malus domestica chromosome 11, GDT2T_hap1 genome:
GAGAAGCGGATGGTGAAGTGCTCGATGGAGAAGGAGCGGCGGCAGTAGGTGGAGTGCTCGACGGAGAAGGGGCGGCGGGAGATTTTTTGGGGGAAAGTGAGGGAGACTTGGCTGGTGACGATGCAGGGGATTGCGCCCAGGTCGAGGCCAGCAAGAGAGAAACCATTAGCACCAAAACGACGCCGAAGAATCGAGCcatttgtagagagagaaacagaacTCAAACAAagatttttagagagagaggaagagaggaattAAGTGATTGAGAGGCAACTGAATGAATGATGGTTTAAGGAGAAGGGCGGGGGGTTTATATAGGGGGAGGCGGAGGACACGTGGCTTTAAAGTACCGTTGGACGGTGAGATTTTCTGGCTGTGAAGGTTGGATGGTGGGGTTGGGAAACGTGTTACCAAACTCAGAGAAGATACGCGGTTTGTTTTATCGGGCTGGAATGTTGACCGTTGGATGGGTACCTTAGGTTATAACGGGTAGTTTTCCTACGGTGGAGATTGTAGGTTATCTGGCAGGTTCGCTTTGTTCTTTTCTGGCGGTACACAttgtaatttcaattttaaaagCAAACACGGCGCCTCTTCCAATTTAAGGGGTGACTTTTAAATTCATGTGTATTTAATATATGCTTTTATGGAGCCAATAAAAATTACTTTGTATTGAataattcttttttataatttctAAAAATTTTATAAAAGTCTTGTAGTATTCAATTATGACTTTCTACACGTTTAAAAACTTTATATTCAAAAGTTCATTAAtttaaaaagattttaaaaagtCATAAACTTTCATAGATGTTGAGaatttttatgttatatttTCATCATAACAAATCCAATCTCGTCTCTTAAGATTTTGATGGACTTTCAAAGACTTTTATACTCTATCACCCACAATGATGCAATGAAGATCACAATTTCCACTTCTGCCACACCTCCACCTAATTATGACCATCCTCGTCACCATATTGCCAACATTGCCTCTATcattgccaccaccaccactatcgTATCACTTTTTCTACCATCATTTTGTCATACTATTAATCACAAtctttagggctggtttggtattgctgtgctttgaaaaaaagctgttgtgagaataagcggctgtgctgtgagaataagcggttatgaaataaatcagcaaagtgtttggtaaacttttttgtaaaagtgcttttggaaagaaaaaaaagcagtctgatagtgggtcttttcattaaaggagcactgtagcttcgtgtgctttgaaaaaaaaccagttttccaaagctgcaaatagcagcttcagctttttcctttgatttcagcttattctcacagtagcttccaaaataagccattttttgtcaatttaccaaacacctaaaaccctcacagctttttttcatgggtattttttttttaagcacctcactcccaaacctgGTCTTATGCTGCCATTGACACGCCTACCATGATCCCACCTATAGTATGACCATGTTACCTTGCCTACCACCACCACTCCCACCACTACCTCTACTACCCCTTATCACGGTCATCAACACCATAACCTTCTACGGTCACCTTACTGTCGTCACCCCCCCCCCCATGACCACTACTAACACCACCATCATCATGATCGCCACCTTTACTCCCGTCTTACCTTGCCCATCACCACCACCCAAACCCTCACTCCACCACCCAAACACCACATTTTAATTTCCTTTTAAACTCTACATATGTCTatcgtttttgtttttttgttttttcttttgtcaaagtCTATcttaaactccataaaatttGTAGAAATCTAGCATTAAAAAGTTATTAAATTTCCTGGAATTTTTATTAGTCAATAGAAATTTACAAAATCTACAAAAGTCtatcacattaaaaaaaataaataaataaaaaaaaatccttgcAAAATCTATATAAATCTTAATACAATACACACCCGCAGTGCAGAATTGAAAAATTGGAAGATAGCGCATTTGTCGTCTACAAATATTacttttaatttatatattaagaaATAAATTTGATTCTTTTAGTTATAGGATTTAGTTGGATCCATTCATCAATGAATTTGATTTAATTGGAATCATTCACATATTTTTGTACTGCATTTAATAACGTATTATGTGATGCACTCATTCGACATTTGaaacaaaattatttattaatgTGATGATAACACATCAATTGTTATATCATGTGATATAAAAATGTTAGTGCCGGAGCAGgaaataaaaatctaaaattttggttcacccagatttgaTCCATCAAGGTCCAGTAGCCCGGCCCTCATGGTCAGGTTTGGGCCTAAGGATTGAAGGTTTTGCCcaaacaaagaaatttaaacgAATAAATGTGTTGGGCTTAAGCCGAGCCAGTCAAAATGTAAATGAGTGCATCAGTGGAACAAAATGCAATTAGGGGCgaaaattgcattttttttttttatacatatattttttgtattccGGTCTAAATCTTCAGAAAATTGCAACTGGGCGATGACTTGATGAACACGAAATCTGTTGCAATCGATCGGAGTTCCTACGAGAGTACCACGACGCGTCGGATGCTTAGCTCGGATCGGTGAAAGCTACTTTCCAACAGCTAAGCGTATTTGTAAGCAGAAACTAGAAGCCCTGTAATAAACACATTCTACAGCGATTACATAATCTCTTTTCCCCTTTCCTTTCAGTTGAAGCAAAGTTCGTACTGCAACCGCAGAATAAAGATGTACATCGATCTAGAGTTCTCAAATGCAGTATGCTGGTACGCTTGCTGGTCGATAGACGAAAGTTCTAACGGTGTGAGAATAGCCAGATGGGTGATTATAAGTGAACTTAACGCCTGAGCTACCACCCCCAAGATGGCTGCAGTGCTCATGGAAGCTACTGATAGGTCGTGCCAGGCATGCATCCCACCTGTCACTCTCGGGCATCGTCTCCGCCACTGTATATACCCCCTTATCATTCGTGAATGCCTGGTAATTTAGAACTTCACCTGATTTCGTAACGCATAGTACAGCTACCTCAGCACCTGCACCACGATGAATCAAAGCTCAAAACCATTAATTTCTCCCTTCTACATTGTAAATGCACCCTAGATAGCGGTTAAAAGCTTAAACACCCACTATACCATTTTAACTTTCATTACCAGCTTCAAATGATCAAAGTCACCAGAAGATCGCACGGATGTGGACTTATCATAGTATCATGTATCAGGTGGACACAAAAACTAATAGATGTAATCACCAACGAAGAGGTTTTAGAAAAGCACATTGGGACGAATAAACTACATTTTGTTTTCATGGTTTATATATTATAAGTTGCTAAAATCCTAAACTGTATCAGAGTCATGAAAACAAATACCAACTTGTATATTGTGTTAGTGAGGATGTCCTAATGCTTTAAAGGGTCCAACTTTATCCAACTAGATCAACCTCCAGATCAAGTGTAAAATGATGCATGAACATGATGAAATCGTAGTTATGGAAACGAGAGACACAATTTTGTTTTCCTATTTAGCAAATGTGAAATGCAATTTCTTATTTCTAGGcatttttatgcatttaatgtACATGATCACCACTTCTTGATTATCACACGGTATTCTTGATGAAGTACAAACGCATAGAAATCAAATTGTTCAAGTATAAGAATGGTACAGTAGCGATTTTGGAATGATATAAGACCTACTTTTCATTGTGTGATCCACCTACTTTTCATTCTTTGTATGTTAGTAAACGCATGATATGTCAGGAATGAGAATGATAGCATCCCTTTCATTCCCATTACTAACAACCAAACATGCCATTAGGTGACAAATTCAAATTGGAATATGAGAAGACTTTGTGCTGTACAATGACATAAAATCATTGCTCTAGCTGTGTGACCTTTAACATAAGAGGTCAATACCCGGGTTTGTCAATACAAAACCTATAAGTTAACTTCCAAAGATTTGCTATTGTTCCAAGGACTAGGCGAAAACCAGAAATTCTAATACATCTTCATATCTATGAAGCGAAAAGAATTCCAAACCCGTTAATCATATCGCTCAAACTAAACCATTACAAACAAAAACCAATGCAGAACAATACAATTACATAAACTCAGAGTAGGCAACACAATATAACCAGagatattttcaatttttctgtcTCAGAAAAATCATGTCAATACAATCTAATTACGCTCTTAAACAAGCTCGCAAACCACATCCGAAAAACATCAATGGAAAAAATGAACAATGTTTATGATCATCACCAACCCATAAAAATTACAGCCCAGTTACTTGAACAGATGAACGAGAAatgatcaaaaactaaaaattaacaagCCAAAGATAAAAACCCAGCTCAGAATTTTCACaactaacaaataaataaatgggtATTGGGTGGGTTGAGCAAGGAGAGACAGAAGATGACCTTCTAGAACATGATCTTCGGGTCCGATGGCGGAGTCGCCACAGACATCGCAAACAACTCTGCCGTGGATTTCACCGGTCCAGGCTCCGACGCCGGAAATCAAGACTGTGAAGATAACAAACCCCACGGCCACCGTCAGCTCCTTCTTCGTCTGCGCTTCCATGGCTCTGCTATCTCTGCTCTATCGGGTTCTAATTCTAAACGCCCACAGCTCACTGTTTCTTCGAAATATTAATACGCAAAGCAAAGGGAAAAGCATTGTCTGCCCTCACATTTTCGTGCTCTCCTGTGTTCAtagttttatattattatttatttttatcttattctttttataaaaaataatataaaatattaacgtgacttaatcgttactatacaaaacaaaaaaagcatGAAATAGCACGGAAAATAGAAGGGcggacaatccttgtccaagcAAAGGTATGAGTCTACACTTCGGCTCTGTCCCACTGGGCCCTACTCTATGGTTACGGAACCTACTGTTCCTTTTGCTTTGTTTAGCCTTTAGTGTCGATAGCGTGCCCTACTCTATGGTTACGGAACCTACTGTTCCTTTTGCTTTGTTCAGCCTTTAGTGTCGATAGCGTGCCAAAGTATACATAAAAGGGGACACAGATCCTCTCCGGGCCTATCCATCCGGAGCTCAAAGATCAAATAATTCtggttttaaaatttgatcctaTGGTTAAAGATTGAAAACTTTTTAAAGttgtaataattttttatcgtaatatcaaattttaaaggtcaAGATTATTTGATTCTTGGGCTCTGATGTAGTTCTGGAGAGGATTTGCTCCTACATAAAAGATGTCAAGATGATTTTTTTACCATTGTCATTACTCATTATAtcaattattattcattttttgTACCCCCTTTGTTTAGCGTTTTGTCTTATTGGGTGTTGGGTCCCACATATGTTTCAGGAGGTGACTTATAAGTTTTGAGAAAAGAGAGTTCACAAGTCAAAGTGAaacaaatttgagttttaagaaGTAAAATGATGACTTTTGAGTTACAAGGGGTAAAATAAGATCAAAATAGAGTTCTAAAAAGCGTAACTAAAAATAAGCATGGAATATAATAGTTCTACATTATTTATATTCTTTGAATGCTACACATTATTGAAGCTACATCTCAATTTcgtactcaaaaaaaaaaaaatcacatgttttatttatttttaagatGAAGGGGTAGGCTTACCCTCACAATGAACTAGAAataatgtggtttcaatttgcatttggcgagaatcgaatttaaaacctctcacttacaaatgaagatgaatactactaaattgtagtactaagtgacaatttCACATGTATTAATTAGCTTgtaacacaattttttttaacgtggaatttggaaaaattaaataacaaaCATGAACAAAGGAAAAAGAGTGTGATTACCCtaaatatcctcattcctattGAATAGGAAAAATCATCGTACAATATTTAATAATAATAGTTTCATTATGTATAggtaaattttatttgaacccatataacatttttctacacccaacttattcTTTACacctatattatttttaattaaaggtttaatatatatttaaactcaaatttactacctaaactacccacataaacccaattcaaaatatatatttatatttacacCCATTCCTTACCAATTTTCTTGGTGAACTTGGACTTCGCGAGCTTCTTGATCACCTTACTTCTGGGGTTTGCTATTACAAGCTAATAGAACAGAAGAAAGAATAAAACATAAGCTCATGATCAAACAAAAATATGAACCATATCAAACAGAACTAGTCTACCATAATATCATACCTTGAGACCCTTTCTATCTACATTTTTCTGGACCTCTTCAAGCATGGTGATCCCGCTAGTATCGATGGTTCCAACAGCtgtaatttgattttaattttagcaTTAGACTCGTAGTAAAGCTTAATGGCAGATATCGTAAAAGTTTAATTTGTGACCGTTGCAGATTGATCACTTACTGCCAATATCTATTATAACATAGTGTAAGCTTGTTTCTCCCATTTTATCTTGTCTTCCTCCCCATGTACCACTTTGAGATCCTGTGAACCAGATTTTGAGCATAGATTAAATCTCTATCTCGCTGACTACGTTGTTTTCATATGTCGATATCTAACTTGTATTTTATTACCTTTCCCTTAAATAGTTTGCATTAACAAAAGTAGATATTAGTGCATCAATTTGAAGAATAAGAACTCGTGGAATATTATGCACAACGTATGATCAATGCTTCTACAAATCGACGATGGGGTCTCATCACTGGACAAAGAGGATACTTGACATCTCCTTTCCTCACCACGGCATTCAAGGTCATGGCTCCTCTGTTTGTTGTTTATCCAAGGCGTTTGACTTCCATTGGAATTATTCTTCTGTCAAGTTTGAAGATTAAGCTACTTCCTCAAGATGAAATAGATATTGAGctttatatgcttggaaagttCTGGATGTCTAGTTTATGAAGAATTTTACGGTTCCTGATTTTCGATTTTTCTAAAAGATGTTATTGCTATTTTTAGTGCAGACAACACATAATGATGATTTCTTGCAAATAAATGGCTCAGATAAATGTTGATTAATTGCGTGATGAAAGTAGGATAAACATTGCGTGATAGTAGAATTTGATTATTTGGGATGTGGGTTTACtgataaattttgattttattgttaatttcatcttgtatttggtggtaattatgcaatagggtaaaaaaaaaattcacaattaAAACTTAAGTTAGGGGTAGAAAGaggttatatgggttcaaataaaatttcccttatgTTTAT
Encoded proteins:
- the LOC103448573 gene encoding classical arabinogalactan protein 1-like — protein: MARFFGVVLVLMVSLLLASTWAQSPASSPAKSPSLSPKKSPAAPSPSSTPPTAAAPSPSSTSPSASPSTSPVADTPPSPLSSSPTTSPSSVSGPPSEAPAPANGAVLNRFSASASVAAGIFAAVLVM
- the LOC108174478 gene encoding uncharacterized protein, with product MEAQTKKELTVAVGFVIFTVLISGVGAWTGEIHGRVVCDVCGDSAIGPEDHVLEGAEVAVLCVTKSGEVLNYQAFTNDKGVYTVAETMPESDRWDACLARPISSFHEHCSHLGGGSSGVKFTYNHPSGYSHTVRTFVYRPASVPAYCI